From the genome of Vigna angularis cultivar LongXiaoDou No.4 chromosome 11, ASM1680809v1, whole genome shotgun sequence, one region includes:
- the LOC108332774 gene encoding exocyst complex component EXO84A-like, which translates to MDQSPCTTSRGSSIGDASELEANLTLSDRLKVFKSSSFDPNSHVASKSHTMNEKEKRHLCSYLIDLKKASAEEMRKSVLANNLAFIRTSKGISDLEGELVSMRNLLSTQAALVHGLADGCELSPMISGNEDLDMDDILDEKTELSNTEKWLIGYLETLEVLLAEKRVDEAMTALEEGEKMVQEITEVGTLSPNLFEALQDAIAEYRKKLADQLAETICQPSTSSAETRSTALSLKKLGDGSRAHTLLLSSRQGTLQRSMKILQSSNYGGVGPFTAALSQLVCSTISQVASDSLSVFSEEPGSARTVFHQARIFY; encoded by the coding sequence ATGGATCAATCACCATGCACGACTTCGAGAGGATCTAGCATTGGGGACGCTTCAGAGCTTGAGGCCAATCTCACACTCAGTGATAGGCTCAAGGTTTTCAAAAGCTCCTCCTTTGATCCCAATAGCCATGTCGCCTCCAAATCCCACACCATGAACGAAAAGGAGAAAAGACACTTGTGCTCTTATCTTATTGACCTGAAGAAGGCTTCAGCGGAAGAAATGCGTAAAAGTGTTCTTGCTAACAACTTAGCCTTCATACGTACGTCCAAAGGGATATCTGATCTTGAGGGAGAGTTGGTTTCCATGAGAAATCTTCTATCCACCCAGGCTGCTTTGGTTCATGGTTTAGCAGATGGGTGCGAACTTAGTCCCATGATTAGTGGAAATGAAGATTTAGACATGGATGATATACTAGATGAAAAAACCGAACTATCCAACACAGAAAAATGGCTAATAGGATATTTAGAAACCCTTGAGGTTCTATTAGCGGAGAAAAGGGTGGATGAAGCAATGACTGCtttggaagaaggagaaaaaatgGTACAAGAAATTACTGAAGTGGGAACTTTAAGTCCAAATTTATTTGAGGCATTGCAAGATGCTATTGCTGAATACAGAAAAAAACTAGCAGATCAACTAGCAGAGACTATCTGCCAGCCATCAACTAGCAGTGCAGAGACTCGATCAACAGCGTTGTCATTGAAAAAACTTGGGGATGGTTCTCGTGCTCACACATTACTACTAAGTTCTCGCCAAGGAACATTACAACGTTCCATGAAAATCCTTCAATCCAGCAATTATGGTGGGGTTGGGCCATTTACTGCTGCCCTTTCACAGCTTGTTTGTTCCACCATTTCACAAGTAGCATCAGATTCTCTGTCAGTGTTTTCTGAAGAACCTGGCTCTGCTCGGACAGTATTCCATCAAGCACGTATCTTCTACTGA